CTCCTCGCCTACGCTGTCCCTCCGTCCACGGGGCCCACGGGCCCGGGAGGGGTCCGCATCAGGAACTGCCGGGGGAGAAGAGCCACGTGAAACGCCAGACCATACCCAGCGCCTTCCTGGGGGACTATCCACGGTTGCTCTCCGAGGTCTCCCGCACGGGCAGACTGCCCCGGCGCGACGAACTGGACGCCTTCCGTGAGCTGGGCGAGCGCGCCGCCGAATGCGGGCACGGCCTCCAGAGCCTGGTCGGCCTCTACCTGGGCGAGACCCGGCGGCTGTGGAGCACGCTGCCGGGGGTGGTGAACGCGGGGCGCGACGGCGGCACGGAGGGGCATGTGCGCACCGGGGAAGCGGTGCTGTGCGCGGTGGACGCCGCCGTGGCCGCGCTCGGCGAGGGGCACGAGCGGGCGCAGCGGCTCGCGGTGCGCCAGGAGGAGGGCGAGCGCCGCGAGTTCATCGACGACCTGCTCTACGGGCGCAGCGACCTGAGCCGGCTCGCCGAGCGCGCCCAGCGCTTCGGGCTCCATCTGGCCGACCGGCACGCGGTGGCGGTGGCGGCGGCGGGCGAGCCGTACGACGACGTGCACCCGGCCGTACGCCGTATCGAACGCGATCTGCTGGGGCGGTTCGGCCAGCGCGATGTGCTGCTGTCCACGAAGGAGGGACGGCTGGTGTGCATCGCCTCGAGCGGCGACAGCACCGTGCTGGACGCCTTCGCGCGGCTGGCGGAGGACCCGGGCCCCGGATGCCCGGCCGCGCACCGGGTCGTGCTCGGGCGCGAACACTCGGGCGCGGGCGGGGTGGTGCGCAGCTACGACGAGGCGGTCGAGGCCCTTACCTTCGCCGACCGCGTCGGGCTGCACCAGGTGCGGCTGAGCGCGGAGAAGATGCTGGTCTTCCCCGTGCTGCTGCGCGACCGGCCGGCGATCGCGGATCTGGTGCGTTCGGTGCTGGGCCCGCTCACCCAGGCGCGAGGCGGCGCCAAGCCGCTGCTGCGGACGATCGAGGTGTGCGCGGCGGCCGGTTACGTCAACGCCGAGGCGGCGCGGCGGCTGGGCGTCAGCGTACGGACACTGTCCTACCGGCTGGAGCGCATCAAGGCGCTGACGGGTTACGACCCGGGTGACGCGCTCCAGCGCTTCTCCCTGGAGACCGCCGAGCTGGGCGCACGGCTGCTGGACTGGCCGGACACCGAGCTGTAGCCGCAGTGCCGGGTCCTGGCGGCCCGGCGGGCGGGGGCGGAGTCCGGGACGGAGCTGTTGCCCGGGCGTGGCACAGCTGTACCAGGGGGCCGGAACCGGCCGCGGTTGCACCGTGAGCAGGACATAAGAGCGACGTAAAGATTGCCGGGATCTGGCAGTGTGCTGTTGCTATGACGGATGTCAGGATGAGCGCACACCGCACGGGGGTGACGGTGTCCGGCGACGGGGGAGCGTGCGACCTGTAGGTCCGCGCCGCCGCCGGCTCCACACGTGCGCTCCGTCTTCGCAGGTGGCAGCGCACGGGTGGAGCGGAGTCGATGCCTTCCACGGGGGTGAAGGCATCGGCTTCGGAGAGGGAGGTAGCAGGGCTCCGCGCCCGCCCGCTGTGTGCGACGCGGCTTTCGGTGGTTGCCGGAACCACGAGAAGAGACGCGAGCGGCGGATGGCGGTTTTCGGACGGGAGGCGGATGTCTTGCTTTCGTCTTTCCTCCGCCTGTTTCCTGTTGTCGCAACTCCCCTCCCACGAGGGGGCGATGGCGTCTTCCATGAGGGGGCCGCGGCGTCCGGAACCGCCTTGAGGGGCCTTGGGGGCGCTGATACTGTGCCTTGGATTTACATGGCGTAGCTGCCTGTTGGTTCACGGGCGCATGTCCGACATGGCGGTGACGGGGGCGAGTTGATGCACACAATGACGCGCGAGGCGACGGGGGCGGTGTGATGAGGACTCAGGAGCGAAGCGCTGCGGGAGCAAATCGTCCGGCCGCGATCGCCGCTCCCACCGGGGACCGGCTGCCGTCGGCGCCCAGGGAGCGCAAGCCCGCACTGGCGGCGCTGGCCGTCCTGCTGGTCCTGCTCGGGGCGCTCGGCGCGACCGTCCTGGTGATGCGGGCCGGGGACAGGGTCGAGGCCGTCGCGCTCACCCAGCGCGTACCGCAGGGCCAGCCGGTGCCGGATTCGGCCATCAAGTCGGTGATGGTCGCCGAGGACAGCGACGTCAAGTACGTCCGCTGGGAACAGCGCGGGCTGCTCAAGAAGTACCGCTCCGCCACCGACCTGGTCGACGGCACCGTGCTGGTGGGCAGCATGCTCACCAAGGAGAAGGGCCTGGCCAGGGGTAAGGCGGTGGTCGGCCTCTCGCTGAAGAACGGCCAGTACCCGCCGCGCCTGGAGGAGGGCGACACCGTCTCCGCCTACCGCGTCGGCAACCGCGAAGCCCCCTCGGGCGGCGGCTCCGACGACGACCAGGGCGGCACCGGCGGCTCCGGCGGCTCCGGGGACGGCTCCTCGGCCGACGCGGTGCTCGCCGAGAGCGCCAGGGTGCAGACGATCAAGAAGGAGTCGGGAGGCACCGGTTACAGCGGTGACCTGCCGGTCTCGATCGTCGTGGACAAGGCCGATGTAGCCGAGCTGACGGCGGCGGCCTCAAACGGGGAAGTATCCCTCGTGCTCGATTCCGTCAACGGAAACTGATCTTGAACGGGCGCGCCGCGGCAGCGTGGCACCGGCCGCGGGACGCGCGGACGGCGCGCCCGGCCCTCCCCGCGAGCACGGGGCATGAGAACGAGCCGAAGAGGGGCGTAGCTGGATGGCGCTGATCGCACTCGCCGCCGACAAGGGCGCACCCGGGGTCACCACGGCCGCCGTCGCCCTCTCGGCGGTGTGGCCGCGCCGCGCACTGCTGGCCGAGGTGGACACCGCCGGCGGCGACCTCGTCTACCGGGGCGTGGGCACCGACGGCGGCCCGCTGGATCCGAACACGGGGCTGCTCTCGCTCGCGGCCACCGCCCGCAAGGGCCTGGCCGCCGAGCAGCTGTGGGACCACGCGCAGCATCTGGCGGGCGGGCTGGAGGTGCTGGTCGGACTGGGAAACGGCGAGCAGTCGGCCGGTCTCGCGGGGCAGTGGGACACCCTCGGCCGCGCCTTCGGCGCGCTCGCCGAGTCCCCGCACCCTCAGCTCGCGGCCGACGTCATCGCCGACTGCGGGCGCGTCGGGCCCGAGGCCACCTCGGTCGCGCTCTTCCCGCACGCCGCGCTGGTGCTGCTCGTCGCGCGCGGCGAGCCCGGCCAGGTGGCCCGCGTTCGCGACCGCGCAGCGGCGCTCTCCGCGCGGCTGCACGGCGGGCAGCGCGGCGTGGCGCAGCTCGCCCAGCCGCTCATCGGAGTGCTGCTGATAGCGGAGGCGCAGGGCGCCGCGAAGATCGCGAGCCAGGTCAACGACATGCTCGTCGCCTCCCGGGCCGGGGCGCAGGTGCTCGGAGTGATCGCGTACGACCCTGCGGGCGCCGAGCAGTTGGCGGGCCGCCGGCGAGGGCGGGTGGAGAAGTCGCTGCTCGTACGGTCGGTGCGCAAGGTCGCCGCCGACCTGCACCAGCAGTACGGCGCCGCCTGGTCGAGCGCCGCTCCACAGCCTGCGGCGCGGCCCGCGCCCGCTGTGGCGTCCGCCCCCGCCCCGCAGCGGGTGGACCAGGCGCACCCGAGGTCCCCACTTCCGCCCCAGCCCGCCGGACAGCCGCCCCGCCCTCAGCAGGGGGCCGGAAGCGGCGCCGGTATGCCAGGAGCGGTGCAGCCGGGACAGGAGTCCCGGCCCGGAGGGCCCGCGCAGGAGCAGACCCAGCGCATCCGTGCCGTCGGCGGCCGGCCGCTGCCCTCGGCGCCCGCGCCGCTCCCCGGCGGTGAGGGGACGGCGCCGTGACCGTGACCGTGGTGGACCACCAGCTCGTCAAGCGGTTCCGGCAGGAGGCCGGTGACCGGATCGCCGAGCAGCGCCGTATCGACCAGGCATCCGGCGTCGCGCCCATGTCCACGGAGGACGAGCGGCAGTTCGCGCGGGCGGTGATCGCGCAGATCCTGGAGGAGTACGCGCGCGCCGAGATCACCACGGGCCGCACCCCGCCCGACGCGCAGGGCGAGGAGGCGTACGCGGCGGCCGTGCACGCCGCGCTCTTCGGCGTCGGCCGCCTCCAGCCGCTCCTGGACGACCCCGAGGTCGAGAACATCGACGTCAACGGCTACGACCAGGTCTTCGTCGGCTACGCCAACGGATACGAGACCCGCGGCGAGCCCGTCGCCGACTCCGACGAGGAACTGGTGGAGCTGATCCAGATCCTCGGCGCCTACTCGGGCCTGTCCTCCCGCTCGTTCGACACCGCCAACCCGCAACTGGACCTGCGGCTGCCCGACGGCTCCCGGCTCTCCGCCGTCATGGACGTCACCCGGCGGCCCGCGCTGTCCATCCGCCGCGCCCGCATGGGCAAGGTCTTCATCTCCGACCTGGTGGGCAACGGCACGCTCACCCCCGAGCTGGGCAGCTTCCTGACCGCCGCAGTTCGCGCCCGCAAAAACATCATGATCGCCGGGGCGACCAACGCCGGGAAGACCACACTGCTGCGCGCGCTGGCCAACGAGATCCCCGCGCCCGAGCGCCTCATCACGGTGGAGCGCGCGCTGGAGCTGGGCCTGGACCAGTTCGCCGAACTGCACCCGAACGTGGTCGCCTTCGAGGAGCGGCTCGCCAACTCCGAGGGCCAGGGCGCCATCAGCATGGCGGAGCTGGTGCGCAGGTCCCTGCGGATGAACCCCTCACGGGTGATCGTCGGCGAGGTCCTGGGCGACGAGATCGTCACCATGCTCAACGCCATGTCGCAGGGCAACGACGGCTCCCTCTCCACGATCCACGCCAACAGCTCCAGCGAGGTCTTCAACCGCATCTCCACCTACGCGCTCCAGGCCGCCGAACGGCTCCCGATCGAGGCCACGCAGATGCTGGTCGCGGGCGCCATCAACTTCGTCGTCTTCCTCGAGCGCCGCAACGCCTTCTCCAGCGGCGGGCGGCTGACCCGCTCGGTCACCTCCGTACGCGAGATCAACGGAGTGGACGGGCGCGTGCTCTCCAGCGAGGTGTTCGCGCAGGCGCCCGACGGGCGGCTGCTGGCACACGCGCCGGTCTCCTGCGCGCAGGAGCTGGCTTTCCACGGATACAAGCCGACCGGGAACTGGGGGTGAGAGTGTGCCTGTCACCGGAGGTATGGGCGGCATCTTCTCCCTGGCCACGCTCTTCGCGCTGGGGTGCGGGATCGCCGTGGGCGGCGGGCTCGCGCTGCTGATCGTCGCGCTGGTCGGGCTGCCGGCCAAAACGCCCGACCAGAAGCGGGATTCGGGGCGGCGCGCCTTCGAGCTGGCCCGCTTCATGAGCAGGCGCGGGTCCATCGCCGTGTGCGCCGGGCTGCTGGTGCTGCTGCTGACCCGCTGGCCCATCGCGGCCCTCGCCACCGGCGTGCTGGTCTTCCTGTGGGAGAAGCTGTTCGGCGGCGCGGCCGAGGAGCGCGCGGGCATGCGGCGCGTGGAGGCGCTGGCCGCCTGGACGGAGTCGCTGCGCGACACCATCGCGGGCGCCGTCGGCCTCGAACAGGCCATCCCCGCCTCGGCCCGGGCCGCAGCGCCCTCGCTGCGCCCGCACCTGGACGCGCTCATCGACAGGCTGCGCGCCCGCACCCCGCTGCCGGTGGCGCTCCAGCACCTGGCGGACGAACTGGACGACCCCTCGGCCGACATCGTCGTCGCGGCGCTCATCCTCAACTCCAAGCTGCGCGGCCCCGGGCTGCGCGAGGTGCTGGGCGCGCTGGCCAAGTCGGCGCGCGAGGAGGTCGACATGCGCCAGCGGGTGATGGCCCAGCGGGCCTCCACGCGGCGCAGCGTGCAGATCGTGGTCGGCGTCAGCGTCGCGTTCGTGCTGGGCCTGGCCGTCTTCAACCGGGACTTCGTCCAGCCCTACGGAACCCCGCTGGGCCAGGCCGTCCTGGCGTGTGTGTGCGGGATGTTCGCCTGCGGCTTCTGGTGGCTGCGCAAGCTGTCGCGGATCGAGACGCCCGAGCGCTTCCTCGTCCGCGCCGACCTGGACGCGCTGGCACCGCGCACGGCCAATACGCCCACCACGGCTCCGACGGCCGCCCCGGGCACCGCCGAGGGGCCGGGCGGTAGTCCCCGTACCGCCGACGGCAAGGAGGTGCTGCCCGGATGAACCCGTTCACGCTGACCGCGCTGACCGGTGCCCTCGTCGGCATCGGCGTCTTCCTGCTCGTCCGCGCCCTCGCCCCCGGCAAGAAGAGCGTCGTCGCCTCCGTCGCGGAGATCGACGCGCTGCGCGCCCGCGCCGCCACCCACCCGCCGGGCGCGGGCGGCGCACCGGAGGAGACCGGACGGATCGGCAGCGCGCGGGCCCGGATCGGCGCGCGCGTCGCCGACCTGTATGTGCGGCAGGGCTGGGAGCTGCGCAGCCTGCGCTCCGACCTGGACCTGCTGGAGCGCCCCTGGGAGAACTTCCTGGCCACCAAGGTGCTGCTGGGGGCCGCCGGGCTGTTCTTCGGCCCGTTCCTGTTCTCCATCGCCTGGCTGATCGGGTTCGGCCGCAGCCCGCTGATCCCGCTGTGGCTGGCGCTGTTCTTCGCGGGGCTGTTCTTCATGCTGCCGGACCTGGAGGTCCGGCGGGACGCCGCCGCCAAGCGGCGTGACCTGCGGCGCGTGGTCGGTGCCTACCTCGACCTGGTCGCCATGAACCTGGCGGGCGGGCGCGGACTGCCCGAGGCGCTGAAGGCGGCGAGCGAGGTCGGTGACGGCTGGGCGCTGCGCCGTATCCGCGACACGCTCGCGGACGCGCGGATCACCGGACACAGCCAGTGGCAGGCACTCGGCCGGCTCGGCGCGCGCCTCGGCGTGGACGAACTCAAGGATCTGTCGGCCTCGCTCGCGCTGGTCGCCGACGACGGCGCCAAGGTGCGCGCCTCGCTCGCCTCGCGCGCGGAGACGATGCGGCACAGGGAGCTGGCCGAGATCGAGGGCAGCGCGGGTGAGAAGTCCCAGTCGATGCTCGTGGCCCAGCTGATGCTCTGCGCCGGATTTCTCGTTTTCCTCATCTATCCGGCTGCCATGCGCGTCTTCCAGATCTGACCTCGGGGGCAGCGCGCACATCCGCCCCCCCCCACGACCCTCTTGGGAAAGGACTGAGAACGATGCCGACCAATCCGTTCCGCTCCGTGAGCCATCCGGCCCTCGACCTGCTCGTCACCTTCGTACGGGGCCGCATCGAGCGGGCGCGCTCCGGCGAGCTGGACCGGGGCGCCTCCGCCGTCGAGTGGGTGATCATCTCCGCTGTCGTCGTCGCGATCGTCGGTGTGGTCGCCGCCATCATCAACATGGCGCTGCGCAACGGCGCCGACAAGGTGAGCGACTGCATCGACGGCGCGGACGCCGACGGGACCTGCTAGGCACCGCCGGTGGGAGGGGGCAGACGACTCGCGACGTGGGCACGCCGCAGGTGGGAGGAGATCTCCCGCCGCGGCGACAGCGGCATGAGCGCGATCGAGTTCGTTTTCCTCACCCCGGTGCTC
This sequence is a window from Streptomyces sp. NBC_01775. Protein-coding genes within it:
- a CDS encoding type II secretion system F family protein, whose translation is MGGIFSLATLFALGCGIAVGGGLALLIVALVGLPAKTPDQKRDSGRRAFELARFMSRRGSIAVCAGLLVLLLTRWPIAALATGVLVFLWEKLFGGAAEERAGMRRVEALAAWTESLRDTIAGAVGLEQAIPASARAAAPSLRPHLDALIDRLRARTPLPVALQHLADELDDPSADIVVAALILNSKLRGPGLREVLGALAKSAREEVDMRQRVMAQRASTRRSVQIVVGVSVAFVLGLAVFNRDFVQPYGTPLGQAVLACVCGMFACGFWWLRKLSRIETPERFLVRADLDALAPRTANTPTTAPTAAPGTAEGPGGSPRTADGKEVLPG
- a CDS encoding type II secretion system F family protein, giving the protein MNPFTLTALTGALVGIGVFLLVRALAPGKKSVVASVAEIDALRARAATHPPGAGGAPEETGRIGSARARIGARVADLYVRQGWELRSLRSDLDLLERPWENFLATKVLLGAAGLFFGPFLFSIAWLIGFGRSPLIPLWLALFFAGLFFMLPDLEVRRDAAAKRRDLRRVVGAYLDLVAMNLAGGRGLPEALKAASEVGDGWALRRIRDTLADARITGHSQWQALGRLGARLGVDELKDLSASLALVADDGAKVRASLASRAETMRHRELAEIEGSAGEKSQSMLVAQLMLCAGFLVFLIYPAAMRVFQI
- a CDS encoding CpaF family protein encodes the protein MTVVDHQLVKRFRQEAGDRIAEQRRIDQASGVAPMSTEDERQFARAVIAQILEEYARAEITTGRTPPDAQGEEAYAAAVHAALFGVGRLQPLLDDPEVENIDVNGYDQVFVGYANGYETRGEPVADSDEELVELIQILGAYSGLSSRSFDTANPQLDLRLPDGSRLSAVMDVTRRPALSIRRARMGKVFISDLVGNGTLTPELGSFLTAAVRARKNIMIAGATNAGKTTLLRALANEIPAPERLITVERALELGLDQFAELHPNVVAFEERLANSEGQGAISMAELVRRSLRMNPSRVIVGEVLGDEIVTMLNAMSQGNDGSLSTIHANSSSEVFNRISTYALQAAERLPIEATQMLVAGAINFVVFLERRNAFSSGGRLTRSVTSVREINGVDGRVLSSEVFAQAPDGRLLAHAPVSCAQELAFHGYKPTGNWG
- a CDS encoding PucR family transcriptional regulator, with translation MKRQTIPSAFLGDYPRLLSEVSRTGRLPRRDELDAFRELGERAAECGHGLQSLVGLYLGETRRLWSTLPGVVNAGRDGGTEGHVRTGEAVLCAVDAAVAALGEGHERAQRLAVRQEEGERREFIDDLLYGRSDLSRLAERAQRFGLHLADRHAVAVAAAGEPYDDVHPAVRRIERDLLGRFGQRDVLLSTKEGRLVCIASSGDSTVLDAFARLAEDPGPGCPAAHRVVLGREHSGAGGVVRSYDEAVEALTFADRVGLHQVRLSAEKMLVFPVLLRDRPAIADLVRSVLGPLTQARGGAKPLLRTIEVCAAAGYVNAEAARRLGVSVRTLSYRLERIKALTGYDPGDALQRFSLETAELGARLLDWPDTEL